The following proteins are encoded in a genomic region of Cricetulus griseus strain 17A/GY chromosome 7, alternate assembly CriGri-PICRH-1.0, whole genome shotgun sequence:
- the LOC100768885 gene encoding LOW QUALITY PROTEIN: la-related protein 7 isoform X2 (The sequence of the model RefSeq protein was modified relative to this genomic sequence to represent the inferred CDS: inserted 2 bases in 1 codon; deleted 4 bases in 3 codons), whose amino-acid sequence METENQKTMQESTEKRKEVKKKRSRVKQVLADIAKQVDFWFGDANLHKDRFLREQIEKSRDGKVDICLLVSFNKMKKLTTHGKLIARALKSSSVVELDLEGTRIRRKKPLVERPKDEEECTVYVELLPKNVTHSWIERVFGKCGNVVYISIPHYKSTGDPKGFAFVEFETKEQAAKAIEFLNNPPEEAPRKPGIFPKTVKNKPIPSLRVAEEKKKKKKKKRRIKKEDSVQAKELNMEDTSGMGVCKGKRPRTASVGSEAETPEAPKQPAKKKKKREKTEPSVLPEVRVGKRERSSAEDEDCQTPRPKAKKRAQKNGISQAASEISKESRDLEFCSTEEEKETGDRKGDSLLKVKRKHKKKHKERHKMGEEVIPLRVLSKNEWMDLKKEYLALQKASMASLKKXISQIKLESEMETDCTVPNKSGVKNGKVSHPECCTQEKVNTQGPQFVNGVIVKIMSTEPLPGRKQVRDILAALSVAYVDLLEEDTECHARFKTPEDAQAVMNALTEIRKKHCWNLEVLSGDHEQRYWQKILVDRQAKFNQPREKKRGTEKLITKAEKIRLAKTQQASQHIRFSEYD is encoded by the exons atggaaactgaaaatcaaaaaacTATGCAGGAAAGCactgagaagagaaaagaagtaaaaaagaagCGCTCCAGGGTTAAACAGGTGCTTGCAGATATTGCCAAGCAAGTTGACTTCTGGTTTGGGGATGCAAACCTTCACAAGGACAGGTTTCTTCGAGAGCAAATCGAAAAATCTAGAGATGGAAAAGTGGACATCTGTCTTCTGGTGTctttcaacaaaatgaaaaaattgaCCACACATGGGAAACTAATAGCCAGAGCATTGAAAAGCTCATCTGTAGTAGAGTTGGACTTAGAAGGGACCAGAATCCGGAGAAAAAAGCCCTTGGTAGAGAGACCAAAGGATGAGGAGGAATGCACCGTGTATGTGGAGTTACTTCCCAAGAATGTTACTCACAGCTGGATTGAAAGAGTATTTGGGAAATGTGGCAACGTGGTTTATATAAGTATTCCACATTACAAGTCTACTGGGGATCCTAAGGGATTTGCCTTTGTGGAgtttgaaacaaaagaacaagcagCAAAAGCCATTGAGTTTCTTAACAACCCACCAGAAGAGGCACCAAGAAAACCTGGCATATTTCCTAAGACAGTG AAAAACAAACCCATCCCTTCCTTAAGAGTAgctgaagagaagaagaagaagaaaaag aaaaaaaggagaataaagaaggaagacaGTGTGCAGGCCAAAGAGTTAAATATGGAGGACACAAGTGGCATGGGTGTGTGTAAAGGCAAGAGACCAAGGACTGCCTCTGTAGGCTCTGAAGCAGAAACTCCTGAAGCTCCAAAGCAACctgcaaagaagaagaaaaaacggGAGAAGACTGAGCCGTCTGTCTTACCTGAAGTTAGAgtagggaaaagggaaagaagcaGTGCTGAGGATGAAGACTGCCAGACCCCCAGGCCAAAAGCCAAGAAGAGGGCGCAGAAAAATGGCATTAGCCAAGCCGCTTCTGAAATCTCCAAGGAAAGCAGAGACTTAGAATTCTGCTCtacagaggaggagaaggagacaggagacagaaaaggTGACTCACtcctaaaagtaaaaagaaagcataagaAAAAACACAAGGAGAGACATAAAATGGGAGAAGAGGTTATACCATTGAGAGTGCTGTCcaagaatgaatggatggatttg AAAAAAGAGTATTTGGCACTGCAAAAAGCCAGCATGGcttctctaaaaaa aatatCTCAAATAAAATTGGAGTCAGAAATGGAAACCGACTGTACAGTGCCCAACAAGTCTGGAGTGAAGAATGGAAAAGTCAGCCATCCAGAATGCTGCACCCAGGAGAAGGTTAACACCCAAGGCCCACAATTCGTGAATGGAGTTATTGTGAAGATCATGAGCACAGAGCCTCTACCTGGCAGGAAACAAGTCAGGGATATTTTGGCCGCACTCTCAGTTGCTTACGTTGATTTGCTAGAAGAAGATACTGAATGCCATGCCCGGTTCAAAACTCCTGAGGATGCTCAGGCAGTAATGAATGCACTGACTGAAATCAGAAAGAAGCACTGTTGGAACCTCGAGGTCCTTTCGGGTGATCATGAGCAGAGGTACTGGCAAAAGATTTTGGTAGATAGACAGGCCAAATTTAATCAACCTcgggaaaagaaaagaggcacGGAGAAGTTAATCACCAAAGCTGAGAAGATTAGACTGGCCAAGACTCAACAAGCCAGTCAGCACATTCGATTCTCTGAGTATGATTGA